The following are from one region of the Prochlorococcus marinus str. SB genome:
- a CDS encoding metal ABC transporter substrate-binding protein, whose translation MKKNIFFLSLILLLTIASGSCKRISNKNETKEVILASFTVLADIISNVAKDDFIVRSITKPGVEVHGYQPTPSDLVNASNAFVFIDNGFGFELWAEKFVSNLKVKRITVSEDLDPIFISEDFYKGKPNPHAWISPKRGILYVDILVDSLSELRPSKRTLFEENGKIYKDKLSKIDKEFSLFINNLNKDRRYLVSCEGAFSYLTNDYGLEEVYLWPVNAESQITPKRMARTISLVKEKNVPSVFCESTVSNESQMVVANETGANFGGNLFVDSLSDDSGPASSYIKMLEHNLDLIKKGLF comes from the coding sequence ATGAAAAAAAATATTTTTTTTTTAAGTTTGATACTTCTGCTTACTATTGCTTCAGGCTCATGTAAGAGAATATCAAATAAAAATGAAACTAAAGAAGTAATACTGGCAAGTTTCACTGTTTTGGCGGATATAATTAGTAATGTCGCTAAAGATGATTTTATTGTTAGATCAATAACGAAACCTGGAGTTGAAGTTCATGGCTACCAACCAACTCCAAGTGATTTGGTAAATGCCTCTAATGCTTTTGTTTTTATTGATAATGGATTTGGATTTGAATTATGGGCTGAAAAATTTGTCTCTAATTTAAAAGTTAAAAGAATTACTGTCTCGGAAGATTTGGATCCTATTTTTATCAGTGAAGATTTTTATAAAGGGAAACCCAATCCTCATGCATGGATTTCTCCAAAAAGAGGGATCCTATACGTAGATATTCTCGTGGATTCTTTATCAGAATTGAGGCCATCCAAAAGGACATTATTTGAAGAAAATGGAAAAATTTATAAAGATAAACTATCTAAAATAGATAAAGAATTCTCACTTTTTATTAATAACTTAAATAAAGACAGGAGGTATTTAGTAAGTTGTGAAGGTGCTTTTTCGTATCTGACAAATGATTATGGATTAGAGGAAGTTTATTTGTGGCCAGTTAATGCTGAGAGTCAAATTACTCCCAAAAGAATGGCAAGAACAATCTCACTAGTTAAAGAAAAAAATGTTCCATCTGTATTTTGCGAAAGTACTGTAAGTAACGAATCTCAAATGGTTGTTGCAAACGAAACTGGGGCTAATTTTGGAGGAAATCTTTTTGTTGATTCACTATCTGATGATAGTGGGCCTGCTAGTTCCTATATAAAAATGCTTGAGCATAATTTGGATTTGATTAAAAAAGGACTTTTTTGA
- a CDS encoding NAD(P)H-quinone oxidoreductase subunit 4 has protein sequence MNLESFPWLSSIVLLPLIGALIMPFLSSKEGEDNSLPRNISLSFLFIDFLLIIGVLFQKFNTSDSSLQLVERASWLPSIGLEWSLGVDGLSAPLVALSGLITFLSAAASWKIKKKSNLYFALLLVQASAQALVFLSQDFLLFFLAWELELVPVYLLIAIWGGKKKLYAATKFILYTALASLLILISGLALALSGDTFTLNITDLTNKHVSGSLALLSYLGFLIGFGVKLPIFPLHTWLPDAHGEANAPVSMLLAGILLKMGGYALLRFNVQILPEVHLQIAPALIILGIINIIYGALNAFAQDNVKRRIACSSVSHMGFVLLGIGAVDALGISGAMLQMISHGLIAAAMFFVTGSFYERTNTLSIPNMGGLAKVLPITFAFFLASSLASLALPGMSGFISEITVFLGITSQEGFSSIFRSITILIAAIGLVLTPIYLLSMCRRVFFGPRIPALATVKEMNGRELTIGFSLLLPTLVIGFWPKIAINLYESSTNALSQQLTLAKLVGLIPTLVN, from the coding sequence ATGAATTTAGAATCTTTTCCTTGGCTATCATCTATTGTTTTACTGCCTTTAATTGGGGCATTAATAATGCCTTTCTTGAGTTCAAAAGAAGGAGAAGATAATTCACTCCCTAGAAATATCTCATTAAGTTTTTTATTTATAGATTTTTTACTAATTATCGGCGTTCTTTTTCAAAAATTCAATACTTCAGATAGCTCTTTACAACTAGTAGAGAGAGCTTCTTGGCTACCATCTATAGGCTTAGAGTGGTCTCTTGGAGTAGATGGGTTATCTGCTCCTTTAGTAGCTTTAAGTGGGTTAATTACATTTTTATCGGCTGCAGCTAGTTGGAAAATTAAGAAAAAATCTAATCTATATTTTGCTCTTTTACTAGTCCAAGCATCAGCACAGGCACTAGTTTTCCTTTCTCAAGATTTTCTATTGTTTTTCTTGGCATGGGAACTTGAATTAGTCCCGGTGTATCTTCTTATTGCGATTTGGGGAGGGAAAAAGAAATTATATGCTGCAACTAAGTTCATACTTTATACAGCTTTAGCTTCTTTATTAATTCTCATAAGTGGGTTAGCACTTGCCTTGAGTGGCGATACCTTTACTTTAAATATTACTGATTTAACCAATAAACATGTATCGGGCAGCCTAGCTTTATTATCTTATTTAGGATTTTTAATTGGTTTTGGAGTAAAACTTCCTATCTTTCCATTACATACTTGGTTACCCGATGCACATGGAGAGGCTAATGCTCCAGTTTCAATGTTACTAGCTGGAATACTCTTAAAAATGGGAGGTTATGCTCTCTTAAGATTCAATGTTCAAATCCTCCCTGAAGTTCATCTTCAAATTGCGCCTGCGTTAATTATTCTCGGAATCATAAATATAATTTACGGAGCTCTAAATGCATTTGCACAAGATAATGTCAAAAGGAGAATTGCATGTAGCTCTGTGAGTCATATGGGTTTTGTTCTGTTAGGGATTGGAGCAGTAGATGCTCTAGGTATTAGCGGAGCAATGCTACAAATGATCAGTCACGGACTAATAGCTGCAGCGATGTTCTTTGTTACGGGCTCATTCTATGAAAGAACAAATACTCTTTCTATACCAAATATGGGCGGTTTAGCAAAGGTCTTGCCAATAACTTTTGCTTTTTTCTTAGCAAGCTCACTAGCCTCTCTAGCACTACCTGGGATGAGCGGTTTTATAAGTGAAATAACTGTATTTTTAGGTATCACAAGTCAAGAAGGCTTCAGCTCTATCTTTAGATCGATCACTATTCTTATTGCAGCTATAGGTTTAGTTCTTACACCAATATATCTACTATCAATGTGTAGAAGAGTATTTTTTGGCCCTAGAATTCCCGCACTAGCTACAGTCAAAGAGATGAATGGTCGAGAATTGACTATTGGTTTCAGTTTATTGTTGCCTACGTTAGTAATTGGTTTTTGGCCCAAAATCGCCATTAATTTATACGAATCTTCAACCAATGCTCTCAGTCAGCAGCTTACTCTAGCTAAATTAGTTGGATTAATACCAACCTTAGTAAATTAA
- a CDS encoding metal ABC transporter permease — protein sequence MELCSFLTLDTFITDPLTHDFMRKALLMSSLVAAVCGFLSSYLTLKGWALMGDAVSHSVMPGVVVAYALGLPFSLGAFIFGVGSVALIGFIKQKSRVKEDTVIGLVFTGFFALGIVLVSKIKSNIDLHSILFGSPLGISLSDVKQTIFISLLVVILLSIFRKDLMLYCFDPRHAKTVGINVFFLHYLLLTCLSLAAVVGLQSVGIILVVAMLITPGATAYLLTDKFDNMTVISVLSAIISSLIGIYVSFWFDLETGGSIVLAQTFIFLFAFLFAPRYGIFKLKKLFAGYK from the coding sequence ATGGAGCTCTGTTCTTTTTTAACTTTAGATACATTCATCACAGATCCTTTAACTCATGACTTTATGAGAAAAGCACTTCTTATGAGTTCATTAGTTGCGGCTGTTTGTGGTTTTCTATCAAGTTATTTGACTCTTAAAGGATGGGCTTTAATGGGAGATGCAGTGTCACATTCGGTAATGCCTGGTGTTGTGGTTGCTTATGCATTAGGTCTTCCTTTCTCATTAGGGGCATTTATTTTCGGAGTTGGTTCTGTAGCGTTGATAGGGTTTATTAAGCAGAAATCTAGAGTTAAGGAAGATACTGTTATTGGGTTGGTATTTACTGGATTTTTCGCTCTTGGAATAGTATTGGTTTCTAAGATTAAAAGTAATATTGATCTGCACTCTATTCTTTTTGGTAGTCCATTAGGAATATCACTTTCAGATGTAAAACAAACTATATTCATTTCTTTATTAGTAGTAATCCTTTTATCAATTTTCAGAAAAGATTTAATGCTTTATTGTTTCGACCCTAGGCATGCAAAAACAGTTGGGATTAATGTATTTTTTCTTCATTATTTACTCCTCACATGTTTATCTTTGGCAGCTGTTGTGGGGTTGCAGTCTGTAGGAATTATTTTGGTAGTTGCAATGTTGATTACACCAGGGGCTACAGCATATTTACTTACGGATAAGTTTGATAATATGACAGTAATTTCAGTATTAAGTGCAATCATTTCAAGCCTTATAGGAATCTATGTTAGTTTTTGGTTTGATCTTGAAACAGGTGGATCAATTGTCTTGGCACAAACTTTTATATTTTTATTTGCTTTTTTATTCGCTCCAAGATACGGAATATTTAAGTTAAAGAAATTATTTGCTGGGTATAAATGA
- a CDS encoding YcjF family protein, producing MFDISKNNLLKDFIKFPKKNLLIILLLLGFGEWFVSDLIHFAGGSIGFFALCLGGYFYLKNDKPKFNEPSNLDGWINLCNEDLNFFEELEATNELEKQNSKRQKTLESILNRCEKEKISCIGQKDYQSFQSVLKSNFKADKFDFDLYEKLPKYNSSQVIPEEALKSDAILYFINLPLSANDFLWLEKFPKNMPIWLVALTSNQIESKNQIEDLKSQISSDFTNKIITFDVNKSEITNIPFSLRKFFISSSKNIENTKKRLMKELHAAWQSEIEGIRRMQLKGIQRKNQILVATTVFLSPIPSIDVMAMTVLNSLMIKEIKSIWGCNWSPEILDKVSKEILKTAIAQGVVEWSGQTLIGITKLHGPNWLVSGTFQAVSAAYLTRVVSSSLADFMAITKGVEEPDLDFIKKNSEKIVEEAFEKEKINWKGFISDLRKPLMKLSFNS from the coding sequence GTGTTTGATATTAGTAAAAACAACCTTTTAAAGGATTTCATAAAGTTTCCAAAAAAAAATCTTCTTATTATTTTATTATTGTTAGGTTTTGGGGAATGGTTTGTCAGTGACTTAATTCATTTTGCAGGAGGCTCAATAGGATTTTTTGCGTTGTGTTTGGGGGGATATTTTTACTTGAAGAATGATAAGCCTAAATTTAATGAGCCAAGTAATTTAGATGGTTGGATAAACCTATGTAATGAAGATTTAAATTTTTTTGAAGAACTAGAAGCAACAAATGAATTAGAAAAACAGAATTCAAAAAGACAAAAAACACTTGAATCTATTCTTAATAGATGTGAAAAAGAAAAAATAAGTTGCATTGGACAAAAAGATTATCAAAGTTTTCAATCTGTTTTGAAAAGTAATTTCAAAGCAGATAAGTTTGACTTTGATTTATACGAAAAACTGCCTAAATACAATTCTTCTCAAGTTATTCCAGAAGAAGCTTTGAAGAGTGATGCAATCTTGTATTTTATAAACTTGCCTTTGTCGGCAAATGATTTTTTGTGGCTGGAAAAGTTTCCTAAAAATATGCCAATCTGGTTGGTGGCTTTAACTTCCAACCAAATAGAATCCAAAAATCAGATAGAGGACTTAAAGTCTCAAATTTCAAGTGACTTTACAAACAAAATTATTACTTTTGATGTGAATAAGAGTGAAATAACAAATATACCTTTTTCTTTAAGGAAGTTTTTCATAAGTTCATCTAAAAATATTGAAAATACAAAAAAAAGGCTCATGAAAGAACTTCATGCTGCCTGGCAATCTGAAATTGAAGGTATAAGAAGAATGCAGTTAAAAGGTATACAAAGAAAAAATCAAATTCTTGTCGCAACAACTGTTTTCTTGTCTCCAATCCCATCAATTGATGTTATGGCAATGACAGTATTAAATTCTTTAATGATTAAAGAAATTAAGTCTATATGGGGATGTAATTGGTCCCCTGAAATTTTAGATAAAGTATCCAAAGAGATTTTAAAGACTGCAATTGCTCAGGGAGTTGTTGAATGGAGTGGGCAGACTCTAATTGGTATAACAAAATTACATGGCCCAAATTGGCTTGTCTCTGGAACATTTCAGGCGGTTAGTGCTGCTTATTTAACAAGAGTAGTGTCAAGTTCTTTGGCTGATTTTATGGCAATAACAAAAGGAGTAGAAGAACCTGATTTGGATTTTATAAAGAAAAATTCTGAGAAAATTGTTGAAGAAGCTTTTGAAAAAGAAAAAATAAATTGGAAAGGATTTATTTCTGATCTTAGAAAACCACTTATGAAACTATCTTTTAATTCATAA
- the trpS gene encoding tryptophan--tRNA ligase codes for MANKKRILSGVQPTGDLHIGNWLGAINNWVTLQEQYETFLCVVDLHAITASYNPKELSNNTISTAALYVACGIDPNICSIFVQSQISAHSELCWILNCMTPINWMERMIQFKEKSIQQGNNVSIGLFDYPILMAADILLYDADFVPVGEDQKQHLELARDIAQQRINARFSKDKNILKIPQPIIMKNGSKIMSLIDGSKKMSKSDPNEGSRINLLDPPEIITKKIKKAKSDSSIGIEFNNPERPESKNLLMIYSILSGKEISQCENEFSETGWGTFKKLITEQLIESLEPIQKKYKLLINDPYQLNKILNEGKEKAEDLANQTLKRVKSKLGFFEMEK; via the coding sequence ATGGCAAATAAAAAAAGAATTCTTTCGGGAGTTCAACCAACTGGTGATTTACATATTGGGAATTGGCTTGGGGCCATAAATAATTGGGTTACGCTCCAAGAGCAATATGAAACATTTCTATGTGTAGTTGATTTGCACGCAATAACAGCCTCATATAATCCCAAAGAATTATCTAATAACACTATCTCTACAGCGGCTTTGTACGTCGCTTGTGGGATAGATCCAAATATATGCTCAATTTTTGTCCAAAGTCAGATTTCAGCGCATTCAGAACTTTGTTGGATATTAAATTGCATGACCCCAATAAATTGGATGGAAAGAATGATTCAATTTAAAGAAAAATCCATACAACAAGGTAATAATGTATCTATTGGATTATTTGACTATCCAATACTTATGGCTGCAGATATCCTTCTTTATGATGCTGACTTTGTACCAGTAGGTGAGGATCAAAAACAACATCTTGAACTGGCGAGAGATATTGCACAACAGAGAATTAATGCCAGATTTAGTAAGGATAAAAATATTTTAAAGATCCCTCAACCAATCATCATGAAGAATGGTTCAAAAATAATGAGTTTAATTGATGGTTCAAAAAAGATGAGCAAAAGTGATCCTAATGAGGGCAGTCGCATTAACTTATTAGATCCACCTGAAATAATCACAAAAAAAATTAAAAAAGCAAAAAGTGACAGTTCTATTGGAATTGAATTTAACAACCCTGAGAGACCAGAATCTAAAAATCTTTTGATGATTTATTCAATATTATCTGGCAAAGAAATTTCTCAATGTGAAAATGAATTCTCAGAGACTGGATGGGGGACATTTAAAAAATTAATTACCGAACAACTTATTGAATCACTAGAACCTATTCAGAAAAAATATAAATTATTAATTAATGATCCCTATCAACTAAATAAAATCCTTAATGAAGGGAAGGAAAAAGCTGAAGATTTAGCGAATCAGACTTTAAAAAGAGTTAAATCAAAACTGGGATTTTTTGAAATGGAGAAATAA
- the thrB gene encoding homoserine kinase, with product MFIPEIGKKIRVTVPSTTANLGPGFDCLGAALDLYNEFIFTRIEGGGDRFDLIMESTDGNHLRGGPENLVFRAAQKVWESANMDPFALEARVKLAVPPARGLGSSATAIVAGLIGANAIMNSPLSKEKLLELAIDIEGHPDNVVSSLLGGLCLTARSSSQRWRIIRCDWHDSIKAVVAIPAIRLSTSEARKVMPKNVPISDAVTNMGALTLLLNGLKAGNAELIKEGMFDKLHEPYRWKLIKGGLEVKDAALNAGALGCAISGAGPSILALCKKENGKNVSQAMVKAWEKSGVASRAPFLNVQTTGSQFSTISGK from the coding sequence ATGTTTATTCCTGAAATAGGTAAAAAAATAAGAGTAACAGTGCCTTCCACAACTGCAAATTTAGGGCCTGGATTCGATTGCCTTGGAGCAGCATTAGATTTGTACAATGAGTTTATTTTTACGAGAATTGAAGGTGGCGGAGATAGATTTGATTTAATAATGGAAAGTACAGATGGTAATCATTTAAGAGGAGGACCTGAAAACTTAGTTTTTAGAGCAGCTCAGAAAGTATGGGAGAGCGCCAATATGGATCCTTTTGCACTTGAAGCAAGAGTTAAGTTGGCAGTACCACCTGCACGCGGGCTTGGAAGTAGCGCTACAGCAATCGTTGCTGGATTAATCGGAGCGAATGCAATAATGAACTCTCCATTGTCCAAAGAAAAACTCCTTGAACTTGCCATTGATATAGAAGGACATCCTGATAATGTAGTATCCTCACTTCTGGGTGGGCTTTGCTTGACAGCCAGGTCTTCTTCTCAAAGATGGAGAATCATTAGATGTGATTGGCACGATTCAATTAAAGCTGTTGTCGCAATACCTGCGATTCGTCTAAGCACAAGTGAAGCAAGAAAGGTTATGCCCAAGAATGTACCCATATCTGATGCAGTTACAAATATGGGGGCACTTACTTTGTTACTAAACGGCTTAAAGGCAGGTAATGCGGAACTAATAAAAGAGGGAATGTTTGATAAGTTACATGAACCCTACAGATGGAAACTTATTAAAGGCGGCTTAGAAGTTAAAGATGCCGCACTAAATGCAGGCGCTCTAGGATGCGCAATTAGTGGGGCTGGGCCAAGTATCTTAGCTTTATGTAAAAAAGAAAATGGTAAAAACGTCAGTCAAGCCATGGTGAAAGCATGGGAGAAATCAGGTGTAGCTAGCAGAGCACCGTTCTTAAACGTTCAAACAACTGGCAGCCAATTTAGCACAATCTCCGGTAAGTAG
- a CDS encoding metal ABC transporter ATP-binding protein: MEKINYQNFRIEAENICVDYNGKVALYDANLRLKPGQICGLVGMNGAGKTTFFNALTGFVNISKGKIRINGESVRSAQKDQTIAYVPQNEGIDSQFPISVWDVVMMGRYGSMNIFRSPRESDVQAVKDAIERVDLTDHLSTPIGNLSGGQRKRTFLARAIAQRASILLLDEPFSGVDIRTEKLISELFIQFKNEGKTILLSTHDMIHVREFCDLVLLINKTVVAYGETSEVFTPENITTTFGGISPDFLFGPES, translated from the coding sequence ATGGAAAAAATCAATTATCAAAACTTTAGGATTGAGGCAGAGAATATTTGCGTAGATTACAACGGTAAGGTGGCTTTGTATGATGCCAATTTAAGATTGAAACCTGGCCAGATTTGTGGGTTAGTAGGGATGAACGGGGCTGGTAAAACAACTTTCTTTAATGCTTTAACCGGCTTTGTAAATATTTCAAAGGGAAAAATTAGAATAAATGGAGAGTCTGTAAGATCTGCTCAAAAAGATCAGACAATTGCTTATGTTCCTCAAAATGAGGGAATTGATAGTCAATTTCCAATAAGTGTTTGGGATGTAGTGATGATGGGAAGATATGGTTCGATGAATATTTTTAGGTCTCCTAGAGAGTCTGATGTTCAGGCGGTTAAAGATGCTATTGAGAGAGTTGATCTTACTGATCATTTATCTACACCTATTGGAAACTTATCGGGAGGACAAAGAAAACGAACTTTTTTAGCTAGAGCAATTGCGCAAAGAGCATCAATACTTCTTCTTGATGAGCCTTTTTCAGGTGTTGATATAAGAACTGAAAAACTTATTTCGGAATTATTTATTCAATTTAAAAATGAGGGGAAAACCATATTATTATCAACGCACGATATGATTCATGTCCGTGAATTTTGTGATTTGGTTCTTTTAATAAATAAAACTGTTGTAGCTTATGGTGAAACCTCTGAAGTGTTTACCCCTGAAAATATTACAACTACTTTTGGAGGGATCTCACCTGATTTCTTGTTTGGACCTGAATCCTAA
- the thrS gene encoding threonine--tRNA ligase, with protein sequence MPIITLPDGSKKVFEKSVTILEIAQSIGAGLAKATIAGKVNDVLIDATIPINKDSKVVIITSKDKEGIEIIRHSFAHLIGHAVKQIYSDIKMAIGPVIEDGFYYDIFSEYRFTPEDLIKIENRINKLIKTNYDVEILQVSKEEAIKTFKERDETFKLRIIEEIPEEGLINLYKHEEYIDMCRGPHVPNTRHLRHFKLLKLSGSYWRGNSENESLQRIYGTAWAKEKELKDYLTRIEEAEKRDHRKLGKKHSLFHIQEESPGMIFWHPNGWTIYQVLEKYIREILKKNDYLEIKTPQAVDKSLWEKSGHWEKFRDDMFTTASENRTYAIKPMNCPCHIQVFNQGLKSYKDLPIRLAEFGSCHRNEPSGALHGLMRVRNFTQDDAHIFCTEEQIQEEVSTFIDLVFEVYKTFGFDEIIIKLSTRPEKRVGSEDIWDKSEEALTKALDNKNLKWELQPGEGAFYGPKIEFSLKDCLNRVWQCGTIQVDFSMPIRLDATYVDIDNEKRNPVMLHRAILGSFERFIGILIEQYEAKFPIWLAPYQIILLSITDRNIEKCLKFNEFINNNGYRSKVDIRNEKIGYKIREATLGRVPLIAVIGDKEEEIDSVALRALNGSNLGIFNLPNLFKLMDELIEKKGRTE encoded by the coding sequence ATGCCAATAATTACCTTGCCTGATGGTTCAAAAAAGGTTTTCGAAAAATCTGTAACTATTCTAGAAATTGCCCAGAGTATAGGCGCAGGATTAGCTAAAGCAACAATTGCTGGGAAAGTAAATGATGTTCTTATTGATGCAACAATTCCTATAAATAAAGATTCCAAAGTTGTAATCATCACATCAAAAGATAAAGAAGGAATTGAAATAATAAGACATTCTTTCGCTCACCTTATTGGTCATGCAGTTAAACAAATTTACTCTGATATTAAAATGGCGATTGGGCCTGTAATTGAAGATGGTTTTTATTACGATATTTTCTCTGAATACAGATTTACTCCTGAAGATTTAATAAAAATCGAAAATAGAATTAATAAATTAATAAAAACAAACTATGACGTTGAAATTTTACAAGTTTCTAAAGAAGAGGCAATTAAAACTTTTAAAGAAAGAGATGAGACTTTTAAATTAAGGATAATTGAAGAAATTCCTGAAGAAGGTCTCATCAATTTATACAAGCACGAAGAATACATCGACATGTGTAGAGGGCCTCACGTGCCAAACACTAGACATTTGAGGCACTTTAAATTACTTAAATTATCAGGTTCATATTGGAGAGGTAATAGTGAGAATGAATCATTACAGAGAATATATGGAACTGCATGGGCAAAAGAGAAAGAACTCAAAGATTATTTAACAAGAATTGAAGAAGCGGAAAAAAGAGATCATAGAAAACTTGGTAAAAAACATTCACTATTTCATATACAAGAGGAATCTCCAGGAATGATTTTTTGGCATCCAAATGGATGGACAATCTACCAAGTACTGGAAAAGTACATAAGAGAAATACTCAAAAAAAATGATTATTTAGAAATCAAAACCCCACAAGCTGTTGATAAATCTCTTTGGGAAAAATCTGGTCATTGGGAGAAATTTAGAGACGATATGTTCACTACTGCATCAGAAAATCGAACCTATGCAATTAAACCAATGAATTGTCCATGCCATATTCAAGTATTTAATCAAGGTTTAAAAAGTTATAAGGATTTACCTATTCGTCTTGCTGAATTTGGTTCTTGTCACAGAAATGAGCCCTCTGGAGCACTGCACGGCTTAATGAGGGTAAGAAACTTTACTCAAGATGATGCACACATATTCTGCACAGAAGAGCAAATACAAGAAGAGGTATCTACTTTTATAGATCTTGTTTTCGAGGTTTATAAAACTTTTGGTTTTGATGAAATCATTATCAAATTATCAACTCGTCCTGAAAAAAGAGTAGGTAGTGAGGATATTTGGGATAAATCGGAAGAGGCTCTTACCAAAGCTCTCGATAATAAGAATCTGAAATGGGAACTTCAACCTGGAGAAGGTGCTTTTTATGGTCCAAAAATAGAATTCTCTTTAAAGGATTGTCTTAATAGAGTTTGGCAATGCGGAACTATTCAGGTTGATTTCTCAATGCCTATTAGATTGGATGCAACTTATGTGGATATTGATAATGAAAAAAGAAATCCAGTTATGCTTCATAGAGCAATTTTAGGATCCTTTGAAAGATTTATAGGAATCTTAATTGAACAATATGAGGCAAAATTCCCAATTTGGCTTGCGCCTTATCAAATAATCTTATTAAGCATTACTGATAGAAATATTGAAAAATGTTTAAAGTTTAATGAATTTATAAATAATAATGGTTACCGATCAAAAGTTGATATTAGGAATGAAAAAATAGGATATAAAATACGAGAAGCAACTCTCGGGAGAGTTCCTTTAATTGCAGTTATTGGTGATAAAGAAGAGGAAATTGATTCAGTCGCCTTAAGAGCCTTGAATGGAAGCAATTTAGGAATATTCAATTTACCAAATCTTTTCAAATTAATGGATGAATTAATAGAAAAAAAAGGGAGAACAGAATAA
- a CDS encoding glucokinase, translating to MNFLACDLGGTKVLLGIFEKEKNNNSPKLIFKKKYISSDWSSFELILEDFLKKECKNITHPSTACFAVAGPLSKNNAKIINLSWNISGNALQNTFNFKSCELINDFAVQIYGIPFLKKNQYSIIQNGSASEGSNNDLHAIVGAGTGLGIARGIISGEKVKVLASEGGHVEYSPKSKLEWDLKMWLKNYLKVERISCERIISGTGLSRIAEWRLSKPDAQNHPLQQYLKKIKTSDAGRKELPEKICNLSKEGDQIMIEVEKIWLGTYASLLGDVALQELCFGGLWISGGTASKHFKNFKSDFFLKQFFDKGRLKDILKTIPIKVILDEEFGLFSAACRAKMLLKT from the coding sequence ATGAATTTTCTAGCTTGTGATTTAGGAGGTACAAAGGTTTTATTAGGAATTTTCGAAAAAGAAAAAAATAATAATTCGCCTAAGTTAATATTCAAAAAGAAATATATATCGTCTGATTGGAGTTCTTTTGAATTAATCCTAGAAGATTTTCTCAAAAAAGAATGTAAGAATATTACTCATCCTTCTACTGCATGTTTCGCCGTAGCTGGTCCTTTATCTAAAAACAACGCCAAAATCATTAACTTGTCATGGAATATTTCTGGAAATGCTCTACAGAACACATTTAATTTTAAAAGTTGCGAACTCATAAATGATTTCGCTGTACAAATCTATGGAATACCTTTTTTAAAAAAAAATCAATATTCTATTATCCAAAATGGATCCGCTTCTGAAGGTTCTAATAATGATTTGCATGCCATTGTTGGAGCGGGGACTGGCTTGGGGATTGCGAGAGGAATAATTTCAGGGGAAAAAGTAAAAGTTTTAGCTAGTGAAGGTGGTCATGTTGAGTACTCCCCAAAGTCAAAATTAGAATGGGATTTAAAAATGTGGCTTAAAAATTACCTAAAAGTTGAAAGGATATCTTGTGAGAGAATTATTAGCGGCACTGGTTTATCAAGAATTGCCGAATGGAGACTAAGTAAACCTGATGCCCAAAACCATCCTCTACAACAATATTTAAAAAAAATTAAAACTTCTGATGCTGGGAGAAAAGAACTACCTGAAAAGATTTGTAATCTTTCTAAAGAAGGTGATCAGATAATGATTGAAGTTGAGAAAATTTGGTTAGGCACTTATGCCTCTTTATTGGGAGATGTTGCTCTTCAAGAATTGTGCTTTGGCGGATTGTGGATTTCTGGAGGAACAGCATCAAAACATTTCAAAAACTTTAAATCAGACTTTTTTTTAAAACAATTTTTCGACAAGGGAAGATTAAAAGATATTCTTAAAACAATACCTATAAAAGTAATTTTAGATGAAGAGTTTGGACTTTTTAGTGCAGCCTGCAGAGCAAAAATGCTTTTAAAAACTTAA